Below is a genomic region from Actinomadura sp. NAK00032.
GTGCCGCATCCTTGCGGCGGCCTGGCCTCTGCGGGCTGCTGGGGGGGCGGGTTGAGCCATGCTACCTATCTTTGCCTCAGGGCCCCCTGAATGAGATCACCGCAATGAATGGTCTTCATCTCAGCCTTGAGTAGTACGACCCTGATGCGGTATCCGGACTTTCGGGGGAGGGCCCTCGGGGACGCCGGGCGGTTGCCCCGCGTGCTCCCCCCATGCGCGTGGAGCCTATGGAGTTGATCAGGAGTCAGCATAGGAGGCCCTGGGTAGGTCACGACCGCCCCCCGCGACACGAAGTGGGGGATGAATGGCCAGGTACCGGGGCATTTCCGGCATTGCATTGGTGTCCGCCGCCGGAGTGGCCGTTTCCGGACTGCTCTCCCTCCCGGGAGTGACCGGGCACCGGCGCCCCGCGGCCGCCGTGCCGCGCGCGGCGGTCGGCACGGCGGTCAGCACGGCGGTCGGCACGGCCCCGATACCGCCGGCGGGCGCGCTCTCGTCCGCGCCCGCCGCCCCGCCGCTGAAATGGACGCGCTGCACCGGCCTGCCGACCCCGCCGCCCGGCGGTGACCCCCTGCCCGCCGGCCTCCGCTGCGCGACGCTCCGGGTGCCGCTCGACCGCGCCAGGCCGTCCGGCGCGACGATCGGCCTGGCCCTGGTCAAGGTGCCGGCGACCGACCGGCGGCACCGCATCGGCTCGCTGCTGTTCAACTTCGGCGGCCCCGGCGGCGCCGGCGTCGACACCCTCGTCCAGCTCGCCGGCGAGTACGCCGCGCTGCGCACCCGGTACGACCTGGTCGGCTTCGACCCGCGCGGCGTCGGGCGCAGCGCCCCCGTCCGGTGCGCGGACGCACCGCGCCTGGACGAACTCGCCGCCATGGACGACACCCCCGACACCGCCGCCGAGGAGACCGCCTACATCGCCGCCCGCACCGCCTTCGTGCAGGGATGCGCGGCCCGCTCCGGCGACCTGCTGCCCCACGTCGGCACCGTGGACGCCGCCCGCGACATGGAGGCGATCCGCGTCGCGCTCGGCGACGCGAAACTGCACTACTTCGGCATCTCCTACGGCACCTGGCTCGGCGCCGCCTACGCCCACCAGTTCCCCGGCGCCGTCGGACGGGTCGTCCTGGACGGCGCCGTCGACACCGGCATCGGCACCGCCGACCTCACCCTCCAGCAGGCCGCCGCGTTCCAGCGCGCGCTCGGCACCTTCGCCGCCGCCTGCGCCCGCCTCGGCCCCAAGTCGTGCCCGCTCGGAGCCGACGGCCCGGCGGTCACCGCGTCCATCGGCCGGATCCTCGCCGGGCTCGACCGCAAGCCGCTCCCGACGTCGTCCGGCCGCAAGCTCACCCAGAGCCTCGGCACGACCGGCGTCACCGCCGCGCTGTACTCCCGGGACGCCTGGCCCTACCTCGCCCAGGGCCTCGTGGACGCGGTGAAGCGCCGCGACGGCTCGCTGCTGCTGATGCTCGCCGACGTCCAGAACGGCCGGGCCGGCAACGGCGCCTACAGCAACCTGTCCGCCGCGAACACCGCCATCACCTGCGCCGACACCGCCGAACGCCACACTCCCGCCGACGTCCGGCGGCTGCTGCCGGCCTTCCGCGCCGCCTCGCCGGTGTTCGGGCCCTCGATGGCGTGGAGCCTGCTCCAGTGCACGGGGTGGCCGGTCGCGGGCGACGGCGCGGCCCGGGAGGTGTCGGCCCCGTCCGCCGCGCCGATCCTCGTCGTCGGCAACACCGGCGACCCGGCCACCCCGTACGCGTGGGCGCCCGCGCTGACCCGCGCGCTCGGCGGCCGGGCCGTGCTCCTCACCCTCGACGGGGAGGGGCACGGCGCCTACGACACCGGCGACCCCTGCGTCCGCGCCGCCGTGGACGCCTACCTCCTGCGCGGCCGGACGCCGGCCCCCGGCACGACCTGCGGCCGAGCCCGCTCTCACCGCCTCACACGCGGAGATTTGGCACCTTTTGTGCCTTGATCCGGCCGCCGGTGTGGACTGGTCTAGACCACATGAGGACGAACGGCGGCCGAACCCTGGTGTCCATCGCGGCGATCGCGGCCCTCGGGCTGGCGCTCTGCCCGTCCGCGGCCCCGCCCGCGCGGGCGGGGACCCGCCCCGGCGGCTGCGACCCCGGCGCGCAGCTGTCCCGGATGACGGCTGCCGAGAAGGCCGGCCA
It encodes:
- a CDS encoding alpha/beta hydrolase, whose amino-acid sequence is MAVSGLLSLPGVTGHRRPAAAVPRAAVGTAVSTAVGTAPIPPAGALSSAPAAPPLKWTRCTGLPTPPPGGDPLPAGLRCATLRVPLDRARPSGATIGLALVKVPATDRRHRIGSLLFNFGGPGGAGVDTLVQLAGEYAALRTRYDLVGFDPRGVGRSAPVRCADAPRLDELAAMDDTPDTAAEETAYIAARTAFVQGCAARSGDLLPHVGTVDAARDMEAIRVALGDAKLHYFGISYGTWLGAAYAHQFPGAVGRVVLDGAVDTGIGTADLTLQQAAAFQRALGTFAAACARLGPKSCPLGADGPAVTASIGRILAGLDRKPLPTSSGRKLTQSLGTTGVTAALYSRDAWPYLAQGLVDAVKRRDGSLLLMLADVQNGRAGNGAYSNLSAANTAITCADTAERHTPADVRRLLPAFRAASPVFGPSMAWSLLQCTGWPVAGDGAAREVSAPSAAPILVVGNTGDPATPYAWAPALTRALGGRAVLLTLDGEGHGAYDTGDPCVRAAVDAYLLRGRTPAPGTTCGRARSHRLTRGDLAPFVP